In Nicotiana tabacum cultivar K326 chromosome 2, ASM71507v2, whole genome shotgun sequence, the following proteins share a genomic window:
- the LOC107778310 gene encoding uncharacterized protein LOC107778310 isoform X2, whose amino-acid sequence METSNKRSLAEEDDNNCTNNMNSRLDPPLPLVKVGESSEIVQELQLCERQRQQNLLLEVPERTVDGPIEDFVRINMLSPSPTQTPKRVNFSPLPSPSHVKVNGSPGPSLSRAKSSIKSLLPKLSFKFRNRTTDIEKAAMLALGASSQTQDRTSIFRTLSVKRIFTPKMKRTSSLPITPIEHSNPESTHGGYGNAALDSVKAGARHPIPRSHSVPTLIKDGSIKQMDYIGSIYRVVPSTPHVPRHDASSLNATSTLSADGNANIGEDITQEDAVCRICFIELGEGSETLKMECSCKGELALAHQECAIKWFSIKGNKICDVCNEEVRNLPVTLLRIQSTNRGGNGAQAEAGRYRVWQDVPVLVIVSMLAYFCFLEQLLVTRMGSGAIAISLPFSCILGLLASMTSTTMASSASSFIDSSCHLCGFWGYNVWDFCPS is encoded by the exons atGGAAACTAGTAACAAGAGATCATTAGCTGAAGAGGATGATAATAATTGTACTAACAACATGAACAGCAGACTTGATCCTCCTCTTCCTCTTGTAAAG GTTGGTGAATCAAGTGAAATAGTACAGGAACTACAACTCTGCGAACGGCAAAGACAGCAAAATCTACTTCTGGAAGTACCAGAAAGAACCGTTGATGGACCAATAGAGGATTTCGTGAGAATAAATATGTTGTCCCCGTCGCCAACTCAAACTCCGAAAAGAGTGAATTTTTCCCCATTACCAAGCCCGAGCCATGTTAAAGTAAACGGATCTCCAGGTCCCTCGTTATCGAGGGCTAAATCGTCAATCAAATCTCTCCTCCCTAAATTAAGTTTCAAATTTCGGAATAGAACGACTGATATTGAAAAGGCTGCAATGTTAGCTCTTGGAGCCTCTTCGCAAACTCAGGATAGGACTTCGATTTTCAGGACTCTATCTGTTAAAAGGATTTTCACTCCAAAGATGAAAAGAACTTCATCGTTGCCTATAACTCCAATTGAACACTCTAATCCTGAATCAACACATGGTGGCTACGGAAATGCAGCACTCGATTCAGTT AAAGCAGGAGCTAGACATCCCATACCCCGCTCACATTCAGTGCCAACACTAATCAAAGATGGGAGCATAAAACAGATGGATTACATAGGGAGCATCTATCGTGTAGTCCCCTCTACTCCTCACGTGCCAAGACATGATGCTTCATCATTAAATGCGACTTCAACTCTTAGCGCAG ATGGAAATGCTAATATTGGTGAAGACATCACTCAAGAAGATGCTGTCTGCAGAATCTGCTTCATTGAACTTGGGGAGGGTTCGGAAACTCTGAAGATGGAATGTAGCTGTAAAGGTGAACTAGCCTTAGCTCATCAAGAATGTGCTATAAAATGGTTTAGCATAAAAGGCAACAAGATCTGTGATGTCTGCAATGAAGAGGTTCGGAACTTACCTGTCACTCTTTTGCGGATTCAAAGTACTAATCGTGGAGGAAATGGAGCTCAAGCTGAAGCTGGACGATACAG GGTTTGGCAAGATGTTCCTGTTCTTGTCATCGTCAGCATGCTCGCCTACTTTTGTTTTCTGGAGCAGCTTTTG GTTACCAGAATGGGATCGGGCGCCATTGCTATATCTCTGCCCTTTTCATGCATATTGGGTCTCCTTGCTTCCATGACATCGACAACTATGG CTTCGAGTGCAAGCAGTTTTATCGATTCTTCTTGCCACCTTTGCGGGTTTTGGGGGTACAATGTGTGGGACTTCTGTCcttcttga
- the LOC107778310 gene encoding uncharacterized protein LOC107778310 isoform X1: METSNKRSLAEEDDNNCTNNMNSRLDPPLPLVKVGESSEIVQELQLCERQRQQNLLLEVPERTVDGPIEDFVRINMLSPSPTQTPKRVNFSPLPSPSHVKVNGSPGPSLSRAKSSIKSLLPKLSFKFRNRTTDIEKAAMLALGASSQTQDRTSIFRTLSVKRIFTPKMKRTSSLPITPIEHSNPESTHGGYGNAALDSVKAGARHPIPRSHSVPTLIKDGSIKQMDYIGSIYRVVPSTPHVPRHDASSLNATSTLSADGNANIGEDITQEDAVCRICFIELGEGSETLKMECSCKGELALAHQECAIKWFSIKGNKICDVCNEEVRNLPVTLLRIQSTNRGGNGAQAEAGRYRVWQDVPVLVIVSMLAYFCFLEQLLVTRMGSGAIAISLPFSCILGLLASMTSTTMVIRRYAWIYAVIQFGLVVLFAHVFYSVLRVQAVLSILLATFAGFGGTMCGTSVLLELLKLKRRWNSHRESQEGARPNQSSEVSPTPHVESQMHGAEAGTSGAAHGS, encoded by the exons atGGAAACTAGTAACAAGAGATCATTAGCTGAAGAGGATGATAATAATTGTACTAACAACATGAACAGCAGACTTGATCCTCCTCTTCCTCTTGTAAAG GTTGGTGAATCAAGTGAAATAGTACAGGAACTACAACTCTGCGAACGGCAAAGACAGCAAAATCTACTTCTGGAAGTACCAGAAAGAACCGTTGATGGACCAATAGAGGATTTCGTGAGAATAAATATGTTGTCCCCGTCGCCAACTCAAACTCCGAAAAGAGTGAATTTTTCCCCATTACCAAGCCCGAGCCATGTTAAAGTAAACGGATCTCCAGGTCCCTCGTTATCGAGGGCTAAATCGTCAATCAAATCTCTCCTCCCTAAATTAAGTTTCAAATTTCGGAATAGAACGACTGATATTGAAAAGGCTGCAATGTTAGCTCTTGGAGCCTCTTCGCAAACTCAGGATAGGACTTCGATTTTCAGGACTCTATCTGTTAAAAGGATTTTCACTCCAAAGATGAAAAGAACTTCATCGTTGCCTATAACTCCAATTGAACACTCTAATCCTGAATCAACACATGGTGGCTACGGAAATGCAGCACTCGATTCAGTT AAAGCAGGAGCTAGACATCCCATACCCCGCTCACATTCAGTGCCAACACTAATCAAAGATGGGAGCATAAAACAGATGGATTACATAGGGAGCATCTATCGTGTAGTCCCCTCTACTCCTCACGTGCCAAGACATGATGCTTCATCATTAAATGCGACTTCAACTCTTAGCGCAG ATGGAAATGCTAATATTGGTGAAGACATCACTCAAGAAGATGCTGTCTGCAGAATCTGCTTCATTGAACTTGGGGAGGGTTCGGAAACTCTGAAGATGGAATGTAGCTGTAAAGGTGAACTAGCCTTAGCTCATCAAGAATGTGCTATAAAATGGTTTAGCATAAAAGGCAACAAGATCTGTGATGTCTGCAATGAAGAGGTTCGGAACTTACCTGTCACTCTTTTGCGGATTCAAAGTACTAATCGTGGAGGAAATGGAGCTCAAGCTGAAGCTGGACGATACAG GGTTTGGCAAGATGTTCCTGTTCTTGTCATCGTCAGCATGCTCGCCTACTTTTGTTTTCTGGAGCAGCTTTTG GTTACCAGAATGGGATCGGGCGCCATTGCTATATCTCTGCCCTTTTCATGCATATTGGGTCTCCTTGCTTCCATGACATCGACAACTATGG TAATAAGACGATATGCTTGGATTTATGCTGTCATTCAGTTTGGCTTGGTGGTTCTGTTTGCTCATGTTTTCTACTCAGTG CTTCGAGTGCAAGCAGTTTTATCGATTCTTCTTGCCACCTTTGCGGGTTTTGGGGGTACAATGTGTGGGACTTCTGTCcttcttgagcttttgaaattgaagaggagatggAATTCGCATCGTGAATCTCAGGAAGGGGCGCGTCCAAATCAATCATCTGAAGTTAGTCCGACGCCCCACGTGGAAAGCCAAATGCATGGAGCTGAAGCTGGTACTTCTGGAGCTGCGCATGGAAGCTGA
- the LOC107778309 gene encoding uncharacterized protein LOC107778309 yields the protein MMNSGVSSSNNNNNNNTMSSASGNNNNAGQSPGLKTYFKTPEGRYKLQYEKTHPAGLLHYAHGKTVTQVTLAHLKDKPMQAQPQSSSSFGVSSGVRSAAARFLGGNGSKTLSFVGGNGGSKSISGMSGRVGSFGVSSSSNSVGNSNFDGKGTYLVFNVGDAIFISDLNSRDKDPVKSIHFSNSNPVCHAFDPDAKEGHDLLIGLNSGDVYSVSLRQQLQDVGKKLIGVQHYNKDGAVNNSRCTSVAWVPNSDGTFVVSHADGNFYVYDKSKDGSADPSFPVIKDQTQLSVSHARYSKNPIARWHICQGSINSVAISNDGAYIATVGRDGYLRVFDYKNEQLICGGKSYYGALLCCAWSMDGKYILTGGEDDLVQVWSVEERKVVAWGEGHNSWVSGVAFDSYWTAPNSDGTDENVVYRFGSVGQDTQLLLWDLEMDEIVVPMRRPPGGSPTFSTGSQSSHWDNACPVGTLQPAPSMRDIPKISPLVTHRVHTEPLSSLIFTHESVLTVCREGHIKIWMRPGFGESPSSNSDSLLSTSLKEKQSILGKVVTSNYK from the exons ATGATGAATTCTGGGGttagtagtagtaataataataataataataatacaatgtCGTCTGCATCGGGGAACAATAACAACGCAGGACAATCACCTGGTTTGAAGACTTATTTTAAGACCCCAGAAGGAAGGTACAAGCTTCAGTATGAAAAGACACACCCTGCTGGCCTTCTTCATTATGCTCATGGCAAGACTGTTACTCAG GTAACCCTTGCTCATCTCAAGGATAAGCCGATGCAGGCGCAGCCCCAATCATCATCAAGTTTTGGAGTGAGCAGTGGTGTTAGGTCAGCTGCAGCAAGGTTCTTAGGTGGAAATGGTAGTAAAACACTTAGTTTTGTTGGAGGAAATGGTGGAAGTAAGTCTATTAGTGGCATGAGTGGTAGGGTTGGATCATTTGGGGTGTCAAGTTCAAGTAATTCTGTTGGCAATTCGAATTTTGATGGCAAAGGAACCTATTTAGTGTTCAATGTTGGTGATGCAATTTTTATCAGTGACTTGAATTCTCGAGATAAG GATCCTGTAAAGTCTATACATTTCAGCAATTCAAACCCCGTTTGCCATGCATTTGATCCGGATGCAAAGGAAGGACATGACCTGCTCATTGGTTTAAattctggagatg TTTATTCAGTATCCTTACGGCAACAACTACAAGATGTTGGGAAGAAGCTTATTGGGGTACAACATTACAACAAGGACGGTGCTGTTAACAACAG TCGTTGTACTAGTGTCGCATGGGTGCCTAACAGTGATGGCACTTTTGTTGTTTCTCATGCGGATGGAAACTTTTATGTCTACGATAAG AGCAAAGATGGTTCTGCTGATCCTTCATTTCCAGTCATCAAGGATCAAACTCAATTGTCTGTTTCCCATGCACGCTATAGTAAG AATCCTATAGCTAGATGGCATATATGTCAAGGTTCAATCAATAGCGTTGCTATCTCAAATGATGGGGCATATATTGCAACTGTTGGGAGGGATG GTTATCTGCGAGTATTTGACTACAAAAACGAACAGCTTATATGTGGTGGGAAAAGCTACTATGGTGCTCTATTATGTTGTGCTTGGAG TATGGACGGGAAATACATTTTAACTGGTGGAGAAGATGACCTAGTTCAGGTTTGGAGCGTGGAGGAACGTAAAGTAGTTGCATGGGGTGAGGGACACAACTCTTGG GTAAGCGGAGTGGCTTTTGATTCATATTGGACAGCACCAAATTCAGATGGCACGGATGAAAATGTTGTCTACCGATTTGGTTCTGTTGGTCAG GACACACAATTACTTCTATGGGATCTTGAAATGGATGAAATTGTAGTACCAATGCGCCGTCCTCCTGGTGGATCTCCAACTTTCAGCACCGGGAGTCAATCGTCACATTGGGATAATGCTTGCCCCGTTGGTACTTTGCAACCTGCTCCAAGCATGCGAGATATTCCAAAAATATCACCCCTGGTTACTCATCGCGTTCATACTGAACCACTCTCTAGTTTAATATTTACTCATGAATCAGTCCTTACTGTCTGTCGGGAGGGGCACATTAAGATTTGGATGAGACCAGGCTTTGGTGAAAGCCCATCAAGCAACTCGGATTCTTTATTGAGTACTAGTCTGAAGGAGAAGCAATCGATATTGGGGAAGGTTGTTACTTCAAATTACAAGTAA